A single window of Pygocentrus nattereri isolate fPygNat1 chromosome 24, fPygNat1.pri, whole genome shotgun sequence DNA harbors:
- the dcaf13 gene encoding DDB1- and CUL4-associated factor 13 has protein sequence MKVKVLCRNPDDYVRETTRDIQRVPRNYDPTIHPFEVSREYTRALNATKLERIFAKPFVASLDGHRDGINCLAKHAKTLSVVLSGACDGEVKIWNLSKRECMRTIQAHEGFVRGICSRFCGSSFFTVGDDKTVKQWNMEPPGRGLQEEPLNTILGKAVYTGIDHHQTEGTFATCGQTVDIWDEQRSSPIRSFSWGVDSFSCVRYNPVETELLASCASDRSIILYDMRESAPLKKIIMQLRSNTLCWNPMEAYNFTCSNEDYNLYTYDMRRLDVPVTVHMDHVSAVLDVDYSPTGKEFVSASFDKTIRIFPKNSGHSREVYHTKRMQHVICVKWSADNKYILSGSDEMNIRLWKANASEKLGLLTPREKAALNYNQKLRDKFQHHPQVRRIARHRHLPRDLFKQKRELREMKEARRRKAQNVRKHSKPGSVPLVTEKEKHVVSVVE, from the exons ATGAAGGTGAAAGTGCTTTGCAGGAACCCGGACGATTATGTTCGGGAGACGACGCGAGACATCCAGCGTG TTCCCAGAAATTATGACCCTACGATCCACCCATTTGAAGTGTCCAGAGAGTACACCAGAGCTTTGAATGCCACCAAGCTGGAACGCATCTTCGCAAAGCCCTTTGTGGCCTCGCTGGATGGCCACAGGGATGGCATTAACTGCCTGGCCAAGCATGCAAAGACTCTGTCTGTGGTGTTGTCAGGTGCCTGTGATGGAGAG GTGAAAATCTGGAACCTGAGCAAGCGTGAATGCATGCGCACAATCCAAGCTCACGAAGGCTTTGTGAGGGGAATATGCTCTCGCTTTTGTGGATCCTCCTTTTTCACG GTAGGAGATGACAAAACTGTCAAGCAGTGGAACATGGAGCCTCCTGGTCGTGGGCTGCAGGAAGAGCCTCTGAACACTATTCTTGGGAAG GCGGTATACACAGGCATTGACCACCACCAGACAGAAGGCACGTTTGCTACCTGCGGTCAGACTGTGGATATCTGGGACGAGCAAAGGAGCAGCCCCATCCGCTCCTTCAGCTGGGGGGTGGACAGCTTCAGCTGTGTTCGCTATAATCCTGTGGAG ACTGAACTTCTTGCCAGCTGTGCCTCAGATAGAAGTATCATTCTGTACGACATGAGGGAATCTGCACCACTTAAAAAG ATCATAATGCAACTGAGAAGTAACACGCTGTGCTGGAACCCCATGGAAGCATACAATTTCACATGCTCCAATGAGGACTACAA TCTGTACACATATGATATGAGGCGCCTGGACGTTCCAGTGACCGTACACATGGACCACGTCTCTGCTGTGCTGGATGTGGACTACTCCCCCACAGGGAAAGAGTTTGTATCAGCCAGTTTCGATAAGACTATCCGCATCTTCCCCAAAAACAGTGGCCACAGCAG GGAGGTGTACCACACCAAGCGCATGCAGCACGTCATCTGTGTGAAATGGTCAGCTGACAATAAGTACATCCTGAGCGGCTCAGATGAAATGAACATCCGGCTCTGGAAGGCCAACGCCTCGGAGAAGTTGGGACTG CTTACCCCCAGAGAGAAGGCAGCTCTTAACTACAACCAGAAGCTGAGGGACAAGTTCCAGCACCATCCGCAGGTGCGACGCATTGCCCGCCACCGCCACCTGCCCAGAGACCTCTTCAAACAGAAGCGAGAGCTGCGTGAGATGAAGGAAGCACGACGTAGGAA ggcaCAAAACGTACGCAAACACAGCAAGCCGGGCTCCGTTCCCTTGGTGACCGAGAAGGAGAAACACGTGGTGTCTGTAGTGGAATAA